A portion of the Lysinibacillus timonensis genome contains these proteins:
- a CDS encoding DUF559 domain-containing protein: MPKVEKERYFITIILKTTRTRKVNKTPSWNSGRTGIYNEETIEKIRQAALEQLKRETFRKTSIEKKVEMFLIKQNINYQYSFILSGVQYDFYLPSGKILIVCDGDFWHANPKFYPNETELYDVQKRITNKDNLKNQIAKDKGFTLLRFWEDDINNNFEFVRKSIINALLATT, encoded by the coding sequence ATGCCTAAAGTTGAAAAAGAAAGATATTTTATAACCATCATACTTAAAACTACAAGAACTCGAAAAGTAAACAAAACACCGTCATGGAATAGTGGGAGAACTGGAATTTATAATGAAGAGACGATTGAAAAGATCCGTCAGGCGGCATTGGAGCAATTAAAACGTGAAACTTTTAGAAAAACTTCTATTGAGAAAAAAGTTGAGATGTTTTTAATAAAACAAAATATAAACTATCAATACTCATTTATTTTATCCGGTGTTCAATATGATTTCTATTTGCCAAGTGGTAAAATATTAATCGTATGTGATGGCGATTTTTGGCATGCTAATCCTAAATTCTATCCAAATGAAACTGAATTATATGATGTTCAAAAGAGAATTACGAATAAGGATAATTTAAAAAATCAAATTGCTAAGGATAAGGGATTTACTTTATTACGTTTTTGGGAAGACGATATTAATAATAATTTTGAATTTGTGAGAAAAAGCATTATAAATGCTCTACTAGCTACAACGTAA
- a CDS encoding biotin/lipoate A/B protein ligase family protein encodes MALDEALLDLHSKGEISPVIRFYEWNPATLSIGYFQSAGKDIDLDSVKRQNLGFVRRPTGGRAVLHESELTYSVIVSEDYPNMPATVTEAYRILSEGLLLGFQNLGLNAYFSIPDTEEKLLDLKKPKSAVCFDAPSWYELVVEGKKVAGSAQTRQKGVILQHGAILLDLDEEKLLSVFKFSSDEAKERMRQKLPDKAVAINQLSERLITISECVHAFKKGFEDALHIELVPYELTKGQQQLVKEIEETKYLTDEWNFRK; translated from the coding sequence ATGGCGTTGGACGAAGCGTTACTTGATTTACATAGCAAAGGGGAAATTTCACCAGTCATTCGCTTTTATGAATGGAATCCTGCTACTTTATCAATTGGTTATTTCCAAAGTGCGGGTAAAGATATTGATTTGGATTCGGTGAAGAGACAAAATTTAGGTTTTGTTAGACGTCCAACCGGCGGACGAGCTGTTCTGCATGAGAGCGAACTTACTTATAGTGTAATCGTCTCAGAGGATTATCCGAATATGCCTGCAACAGTTACGGAAGCGTATCGAATTTTGAGTGAAGGTCTATTATTAGGTTTTCAAAATTTAGGATTAAATGCTTATTTCAGTATTCCGGATACAGAGGAAAAGCTATTAGATTTAAAAAAGCCAAAAAGCGCGGTATGTTTTGACGCACCAAGCTGGTATGAATTAGTGGTTGAAGGGAAAAAAGTAGCCGGTAGTGCCCAAACCCGACAAAAGGGTGTCATTTTACAACATGGTGCCATATTACTTGACTTAGATGAAGAAAAGTTATTATCTGTATTTAAGTTTTCATCAGATGAAGCAAAAGAAAGAATGAGACAAAAATTGCCCGATAAAGCAGTGGCAATAAATCAATTATCAGAACGACTAATTACGATATCAGAATGTGTACATGCATTTAAAAAAGGTTTTGAAGATGCACTTCATATAGAATTGGTTCCTTACGAATTAACGAAAGGCCAACAACAGCTAGTAAAAGAAATTGAAGAAACCAAATATCTAACAGATGAATGGAATTTTAGAAAATAG
- a CDS encoding rhodanese-like domain-containing protein, whose protein sequence is MTVLYTIAIILGLIIVYVVVNTLRLKKAVTNLTQEQFIQGYRKAQLIDVRETKEFDSGHILGARNIPSTQLRTRYKEIRPDLPVYLYCQNSGRSARAALFLKKKGYNQIHQLQGGFKTWTGKVKTKA, encoded by the coding sequence GTGACAGTACTTTATACTATTGCAATTATACTAGGTCTTATTATTGTGTATGTTGTAGTAAATACATTGCGCCTAAAAAAGGCCGTAACTAACTTAACTCAAGAACAATTCATTCAAGGGTATCGTAAAGCCCAATTAATCGACGTTCGTGAAACAAAGGAGTTTGATTCTGGTCACATTCTGGGTGCCCGTAACATTCCTTCAACTCAACTTCGTACACGCTACAAAGAAATTCGCCCAGATTTACCAGTATATCTTTACTGTCAAAACTCTGGACGTAGCGCACGTGCTGCACTTTTCCTTAAGAAAAAGGGGTATAACCAAATTCACCAACTTCAAGGTGGCTTCAAAACTTGGACAGGTAAAGTTAAAACAAAAGCGTAA
- the gcvPB gene encoding aminomethyl-transferring glycine dehydrogenase subunit GcvPB encodes MQNINQPLIFELSHEGRIGYSLPPLDVPDIELNELIPEGYLREEDAELPEVSELDIMRHFTALSKRNHGVDSGFYPLGSCTMKYNPKLNETVARLSGFANIHPLQDESTIQGAMELLYDLQTALKEITGMDEVTLQPAAGAHGEWTALMMIRAYHESRGEGYRNKVIVPDSAHGTNPASASVAGFETITVKSDLNGLVDLEDLRRVVGSDTAALMLTNPNTLGLFEENILEIADIVHRVGGKVYYDGANLNAVMSKARPGDMGFDCVHLNLHKTFTGPHGGGGPGSGPVGVKADLIPFLPKPVLMKLEDGSYHFEYERPQAIGRVKPFYGNFGINVRAYTYIRSMGPDGLRAVTEHAVLNANYMMRRLQPYYDLPFNRHCKHEFVLSGRRQKKLGVRTLDIAKRLLDFGYHPPTIYFPLNVEEGLMIEPTETESKETLDAFCDVMIQIAKETEENPSIVLEAPHSTVVRRLDETRAARSPILRYTE; translated from the coding sequence ATGCAAAACATTAATCAACCACTTATTTTTGAATTATCTCATGAAGGTAGAATTGGTTATAGTTTGCCACCATTAGATGTTCCCGATATAGAACTTAACGAACTAATTCCTGAAGGTTATCTAAGAGAAGAAGATGCTGAGTTACCTGAAGTATCTGAACTCGATATTATGCGTCATTTTACGGCCCTATCTAAACGGAATCATGGCGTCGACTCAGGCTTTTATCCACTAGGTTCTTGTACAATGAAATATAACCCTAAGCTAAATGAAACAGTAGCTCGCCTTTCAGGATTTGCGAACATTCACCCGTTGCAGGATGAATCAACTATCCAAGGTGCTATGGAATTACTGTATGACTTACAAACGGCGCTAAAAGAAATTACAGGGATGGATGAAGTCACTTTACAACCTGCAGCAGGAGCACACGGTGAATGGACCGCGTTAATGATGATTCGTGCATATCACGAATCAAGAGGTGAGGGATACCGGAATAAAGTAATTGTCCCCGATTCAGCTCATGGCACGAATCCTGCAAGCGCATCTGTTGCTGGGTTTGAAACCATTACAGTAAAATCTGACCTGAATGGATTAGTAGATTTAGAGGATTTACGTAGAGTGGTAGGAAGTGACACAGCGGCATTGATGTTAACGAATCCGAATACTTTAGGTTTATTCGAGGAGAACATTTTAGAAATTGCAGATATCGTCCATCGTGTTGGTGGAAAAGTATATTACGATGGTGCAAATTTAAACGCGGTAATGAGTAAAGCACGCCCTGGAGATATGGGATTTGACTGTGTTCATTTAAATCTTCACAAAACGTTTACAGGTCCACATGGGGGAGGGGGGCCTGGATCAGGTCCAGTTGGAGTGAAAGCAGACTTAATACCTTTCTTACCGAAGCCTGTTTTAATGAAATTAGAAGATGGTTCTTACCACTTTGAGTATGAACGACCTCAAGCTATCGGACGCGTGAAACCTTTTTACGGTAACTTTGGTATCAATGTTCGTGCTTATACGTATATTCGTTCAATGGGTCCTGACGGGTTAAGAGCAGTAACGGAACATGCAGTCTTAAATGCGAATTATATGATGCGTCGTCTACAACCATATTATGATTTGCCGTTTAACCGTCATTGTAAACATGAATTTGTATTATCTGGTCGTCGTCAAAAGAAATTAGGTGTACGTACATTAGATATTGCGAAACGTTTACTAGACTTTGGTTATCATCCCCCAACAATCTACTTTCCATTAAATGTAGAGGAAGGGTTAATGATTGAACCTACAGAAACAGAATCAAAAGAGACGTTAGATGCATTTTGTGATGTAATGATTCAAATAGCCAAGGAAACCGAAGAAAATCCTTCCATTGTTTTAGAAGCACCTCATTCTACAGTTGTACGAAGGTTAGATGAAACGCGTGCTGCAAGGTCTCCTATATTAAGGTATACAGAATAG
- the gcvPA gene encoding aminomethyl-transferring glycine dehydrogenase subunit GcvPA produces the protein MNHRYLPITEHDKREMLQTIGVESIDELFADIPESVRFHGLYNIKPAKSESTLLKELKQLAEKNKDSESNISFLGAGIYDHYKPVIVDHVISRSEFYTAYTPYQPEISQGELQAIFEFQTMITELTGMDLANSSMYDGGTSLAEAGMLACSHTKRSKILVSESVHPEYRDVLATYAYGQSIDIEIIPTKDGVTDLDALLKLVDDKTAAVIVQYPNFFGQIEKLKEIGNIIHSKKGLFIVSANPLALGVLTPPGKLGADITVGDVQVFGIPESFGGPSCGYFATTTKLMRKIPGRLVGETIDQDGKRGYVLTLQAREQHIRREKATSNICSNQALLALASSVAMTALGKQGIKEMAKQNIVKTSYAKNAFESAGFTVAFQGPHFNEIVVKTSISVNEVNKKLLNKGIIGGFDLGSVYPELENHSLIAITELRSKEEIDQLIVEMGEFHAKH, from the coding sequence TTGAATCATCGTTATCTTCCAATAACAGAACACGACAAAAGGGAGATGCTTCAAACGATTGGCGTTGAAAGCATTGATGAACTTTTTGCAGATATCCCAGAAAGTGTGCGGTTTCATGGATTATACAATATTAAACCCGCAAAATCTGAAAGTACTCTTTTAAAAGAATTAAAGCAGTTAGCAGAAAAAAATAAAGATAGTGAAAGTAATATTTCATTTTTAGGTGCTGGTATCTATGACCATTATAAGCCAGTTATTGTTGATCATGTTATTTCAAGGTCCGAGTTTTATACGGCTTATACCCCCTATCAACCAGAAATTTCGCAAGGTGAGTTGCAAGCAATATTTGAATTTCAAACAATGATTACCGAACTAACAGGAATGGATTTGGCTAATTCATCCATGTATGACGGAGGAACAAGTTTGGCTGAAGCTGGAATGCTTGCATGTAGCCATACTAAAAGGAGTAAAATATTAGTTTCTGAAAGTGTACATCCTGAGTACCGCGATGTTTTAGCCACATATGCGTACGGTCAATCAATCGATATTGAAATCATTCCTACCAAAGATGGTGTTACGGATCTTGATGCACTATTAAAATTAGTAGATGACAAGACAGCAGCTGTAATAGTTCAATATCCGAACTTTTTCGGTCAAATTGAGAAATTAAAAGAAATCGGAAACATTATTCATTCAAAAAAGGGCCTATTCATCGTTTCTGCTAATCCATTAGCTTTAGGGGTATTAACTCCGCCAGGAAAATTAGGTGCAGATATAACAGTCGGAGATGTTCAAGTTTTTGGTATACCAGAAAGCTTTGGCGGACCATCTTGTGGGTATTTTGCAACTACGACAAAACTAATGCGAAAAATACCAGGTCGTTTGGTTGGGGAAACAATCGATCAAGACGGTAAAAGAGGATATGTATTAACTTTACAAGCACGTGAACAACATATTCGGCGAGAGAAAGCAACTTCTAATATATGTTCGAATCAAGCATTATTAGCACTTGCTTCGTCTGTTGCAATGACGGCACTTGGAAAACAAGGTATTAAAGAAATGGCGAAACAAAATATCGTAAAAACAAGTTATGCTAAAAATGCCTTTGAATCAGCAGGGTTTACGGTAGCCTTTCAAGGGCCTCATTTTAATGAAATTGTTGTAAAAACCAGTATATCTGTAAATGAGGTCAATAAAAAACTATTAAATAAAGGTATAATTGGTGGATTTGATCTTGGAAGTGTCTATCCAGAACTTGAAAATCACTCCTTAATCGCCATTACTGAGTTACGGTCAAAAGAGGAAATTGATCAGTTAATTGTAGAAATGGGGGAGTTTCATGCAAAACATTAA
- the gcvT gene encoding glycine cleavage system aminomethyltransferase GcvT, with translation METKLNRTPLFHHYAKYGGKTINFGGWELPVQFSSIKDEHEAVRTRAALFDVSHMGEILVEGETVLPFLQKLLTNDISKINIGGAQYNAMCYDNGCVVDDLLAYRLDQNCFLLCVNASNIEKDYEWMKTHLDGNVTITNKSNDYAQLALQGPISEEVLQKLTNKDLSEIKYFKFEDQVEIAGHKVLVSRSGYTGEDGFEIYGTPDIIVQLWTKILDTGKEKGVIPAGLGARDTLRFEACLPLYGQELSENITPLEAGIGFAVKLQKNATFIGKDALVSLKEKGLERKIVGIEMVDKGIPRNGYKVFKDGIEIGRITSGTQLPLTKRNVGLALIQSKYADIGTEVEIEIRGKKLKAVTVATPFYKRRL, from the coding sequence TTGGAAACAAAGTTGAACCGAACACCACTTTTTCACCATTATGCAAAGTACGGTGGAAAAACTATTAATTTTGGTGGGTGGGAATTACCTGTTCAATTTTCATCAATTAAAGATGAACATGAAGCTGTGCGTACACGTGCTGCACTTTTCGATGTTTCTCATATGGGCGAGATTTTAGTTGAAGGAGAAACAGTATTACCTTTTTTGCAAAAACTTCTTACAAATGATATTTCAAAAATAAATATTGGCGGTGCTCAATATAATGCAATGTGTTATGACAACGGTTGCGTTGTCGATGATTTATTAGCTTATCGTTTAGATCAAAACTGTTTTTTATTATGTGTGAATGCTAGCAATATTGAAAAAGACTACGAGTGGATGAAAACCCATCTTGACGGAAATGTAACAATTACTAACAAATCGAATGACTATGCTCAACTTGCTTTACAGGGCCCAATATCTGAAGAGGTTCTTCAAAAGTTAACGAATAAGGATCTTTCTGAGATTAAATATTTTAAATTTGAAGATCAAGTTGAAATTGCAGGCCATAAAGTCCTTGTTTCCCGCAGCGGTTATACGGGTGAAGACGGGTTTGAAATATACGGTACGCCAGACATAATTGTTCAACTATGGACAAAAATTTTAGATACTGGGAAAGAAAAAGGTGTCATACCTGCTGGGCTTGGTGCACGAGATACATTACGATTTGAGGCATGTCTGCCCCTCTATGGCCAAGAGTTATCAGAAAATATTACTCCTCTAGAAGCTGGAATAGGATTTGCTGTGAAATTACAAAAGAATGCTACTTTTATTGGAAAAGACGCACTCGTTAGTCTAAAAGAAAAAGGTTTGGAACGAAAAATAGTTGGGATTGAAATGGTTGATAAAGGTATTCCACGTAACGGCTATAAAGTGTTTAAAGATGGAATTGAGATTGGCAGAATTACCTCGGGTACGCAGTTGCCTCTAACAAAGCGAAACGTAGGTTTAGCCCTCATTCAATCTAAATATGCTGACATTGGAACAGAAGTAGAAATTGAGATACGTGGAAAAAAGTTGAAAGCAGTAACTGTAGCGACGCCTTTCTATAAGCGTCGATTATAA
- a CDS encoding shikimate kinase produces the protein MRKIYLVGFMGCGKSVIGRRLSYFLKLPYYDMDREIVRQQGMTIPEIFEKYGEEHFRNIETEFLRNFRDEACIIATGGGVAINEENRKIMRRTGIVFFLDATFEDIYKRIKDDKNRPIVQSSTQSELEQLFFKRRKFYRLAGHIKVLTEGRSLRQIVEYIAFQVNRLKGE, from the coding sequence ATGCGGAAAATATATTTGGTTGGTTTTATGGGATGCGGGAAAAGCGTAATTGGGCGAAGATTAAGCTACTTTTTAAAGCTCCCATATTATGATATGGATCGTGAAATTGTGAGACAACAAGGGATGACCATACCAGAAATTTTTGAAAAATATGGGGAGGAACATTTTAGAAATATTGAAACCGAATTTTTGCGGAACTTTAGAGATGAAGCTTGTATTATTGCGACTGGTGGTGGTGTTGCAATTAATGAAGAAAACCGAAAAATTATGCGAAGAACAGGAATAGTTTTCTTTTTAGATGCCACTTTTGAAGATATTTATAAACGCATAAAGGACGATAAAAACCGTCCCATTGTACAAAGCTCGACGCAAAGTGAACTAGAACAATTATTTTTCAAAAGAAGGAAATTTTATCGTCTAGCTGGGCATATAAAAGTATTAACAGAAGGCCGAAGCTTGAGACAAATAGTTGAATATATTGCTTTCCAAGTGAATAGGTTAAAAGGTGAATAA
- the comGF gene encoding competence type IV pilus minor pilin ComGF: MINDKSAQGYTLPEALFQLVVFYLLAQLLIVIYFWLDKLNDSYFMNEEIAWEIFVNDFQNYLNNVVTIQVTGYNDKVELEYANSTRKIQIGQSKDIIRKQVDNVGNVPMFIGIQNLKFELHNHELHMTVRFQNGRLKERTFFVQIVTK, from the coding sequence ATGATAAATGATAAATCTGCACAAGGTTACACTCTACCGGAAGCACTATTTCAACTAGTTGTTTTTTACTTACTTGCACAACTGTTAATTGTAATTTATTTTTGGCTCGATAAATTAAATGATTCATATTTTATGAATGAAGAGATTGCTTGGGAAATATTTGTAAATGACTTTCAAAATTACTTAAATAACGTTGTGACAATTCAAGTCACTGGATATAACGATAAAGTCGAATTAGAGTATGCTAACTCTACGAGAAAAATACAGATCGGCCAATCAAAAGATATAATACGAAAACAAGTGGATAATGTTGGTAATGTACCAATGTTCATAGGTATACAGAATTTAAAATTTGAACTTCACAATCATGAGCTACACATGACAGTGAGATTTCAAAATGGACGATTAAAGGAGCGAACGTTTTTTGTTCAAATTGTTACAAAATGA
- a CDS encoding type II secretion system protein produces the protein MKKVKDEKGFTLIELLVVLCIVVIICSVVSQITIKFTNEIVVDQFFEQLVLDFQRMQTLAMEEEVYANIVLLDNNTYKGYLRNDYNNPVFERVFPKEIHLNTNSYLKKIRFDKFGDIIDFGSVVFYVPYGHKTLIVNIEKGRLRLIE, from the coding sequence ATGAAGAAAGTAAAGGATGAAAAGGGTTTTACGCTAATTGAATTACTTGTCGTATTATGTATAGTCGTTATTATATGTTCCGTTGTCAGTCAAATTACAATCAAGTTTACTAATGAAATAGTTGTAGATCAATTTTTTGAACAATTAGTATTAGATTTTCAAAGGATGCAAACATTGGCGATGGAAGAAGAAGTATACGCAAATATTGTTTTGTTAGATAACAATACTTACAAAGGCTATTTACGAAATGATTATAATAATCCGGTTTTTGAAAGAGTATTCCCAAAAGAAATTCATCTAAATACAAATAGTTATTTGAAGAAAATTAGATTTGATAAGTTTGGGGATATTATAGACTTTGGAAGTGTCGTATTTTATGTTCCGTATGGTCATAAAACATTAATAGTCAATATTGAAAAAGGTAGGCTGAGGTTAATTGAATGA
- the comGC gene encoding competence type IV pilus major pilin ComGC: protein MLKHEKGFTLIEMMIVLLIISVLIIITIPNVTKHFATIDEKGCEAYVTMVQGQVEAYRIENNKYPTVQELIQDKYITSTNCPNGKQTIVIDENGNVTTEPVPPN from the coding sequence ATGTTAAAGCATGAGAAAGGTTTTACATTGATCGAAATGATGATTGTATTATTAATTATTTCTGTATTAATCATTATAACAATACCCAATGTTACGAAACATTTTGCAACAATTGACGAAAAAGGTTGTGAAGCATATGTAACCATGGTGCAGGGACAAGTTGAAGCTTACCGTATTGAAAATAATAAATATCCAACAGTGCAAGAGTTAATCCAGGATAAATATATAACGAGTACGAATTGTCCAAATGGTAAACAAACAATTGTAATTGATGAAAATGGAAACGTAACGACAGAGCCAGTACCACCAAATTAA
- the comGB gene encoding competence type IV pilus assembly protein ComGB, producing MLQQVFKLKLKQLFKTNKKEKFKHIPPFLNRMSTLLYEGYTFSDSMNMLLPYHVENISYWREKINKNLRNGESIVEIFKIISIPNHFLVALKIAEEKGDLANSLKIISKQMDFHEKTKKKLLNLLTYPVALLSFLVVIFIAFRTFFLPNIENIIISRTNEGQDNLAMTKWFLHIPDLLFLILLLLALFMSFFYHHFKKLTVESKMTLLNSVPIINYFFKLQITKQFSRFIGTLLLGGFSLQQTFEILKEQDLNPFIKLLALRIEKQIIFGESFSSSIRRVGFFLPKYEEFVEHGEISGYLGKELTIYSELLDEKLQDIIRIGLSFIQPIFFMIIALSVIAAYLSILLPMFNLIEVI from the coding sequence ATGCTTCAACAAGTTTTTAAATTGAAGTTGAAACAACTATTTAAAACAAATAAGAAAGAAAAGTTTAAACATATACCACCATTTTTAAATCGAATGAGCACGTTATTATATGAAGGATATACATTTTCGGATTCCATGAATATGTTGCTCCCTTATCATGTAGAAAATATAAGCTATTGGCGTGAAAAAATTAATAAAAATTTACGAAACGGTGAAAGTATAGTTGAAATATTTAAGATTATTTCAATACCGAACCACTTCTTAGTAGCGTTAAAAATAGCAGAAGAGAAAGGTGATTTAGCGAATAGCCTAAAAATAATATCGAAACAGATGGACTTTCATGAAAAAACAAAAAAGAAACTACTCAATCTGCTTACCTATCCAGTTGCATTACTTTCCTTTCTAGTAGTGATTTTCATAGCATTTCGCACCTTCTTTCTTCCGAATATTGAAAATATTATCATATCTAGAACAAATGAAGGTCAAGACAATTTAGCTATGACAAAGTGGTTCTTACATATACCTGATCTATTATTTTTAATCCTTTTGTTATTAGCACTATTCATGTCATTTTTTTACCACCATTTTAAGAAACTAACAGTTGAAAGTAAGATGACTCTTTTAAACTCAGTACCGATAATTAATTATTTTTTTAAATTACAGATTACAAAACAATTTTCCAGATTCATAGGCACATTGTTACTAGGTGGGTTTTCATTACAACAGACATTTGAAATTCTTAAAGAGCAAGATTTGAATCCATTTATAAAACTACTTGCATTAAGAATAGAGAAACAAATAATATTTGGGGAATCGTTTTCGAGCTCAATTCGAAGAGTTGGATTCTTTTTACCTAAATATGAAGAATTCGTAGAACATGGGGAAATCAGTGGCTACTTAGGGAAAGAGTTAACGATTTATAGTGAATTGTTAGATGAAAAATTACAAGACATTATTAGAATTGGTTTATCATTCATACAGCCTATTTTTTTCATGATTATCGCTTTATCCGTAATTGCTGCTTATTTAAGTATTCTACTTCCGATGTTTAACTTAATAGAAGTTATCTAA
- the comGA gene encoding competence type IV pilus ATPase ComGA: MAILNVETVVESKSEQLLFKGLTFGASDIHIVPTSDNYTVHFRKYGKLFNAGNITIDLGNRIISYFKFLSSLDISEKRKPQSGSFQKEMQKKLYSFRVSTLPSIFQKESLVIRLMLQNATNSITSLCYHSKSAERLINLISNRQGLLLFCGATGSGKTTSMYSLIHYCSESLARHVISLEDPVESSQEHLLQIQVNERAGVTYAAGLRAILRHSPDVIMIGEIRDHETAKIAIEASLTGHLVLSTIHAKDSVNCIYRLMDLGIPIEEIRQSLLGIIAQCLIQVGKHDQRKALYEILSDIHLYEAIAATMRGHEYSLPENETLLFQLKTLERKDTHASTSF; the protein is encoded by the coding sequence GTGGCGATATTGAATGTCGAAACAGTCGTTGAAAGTAAAAGCGAACAGCTATTATTCAAAGGTTTAACTTTTGGGGCATCTGATATACATATTGTTCCAACAAGTGATAACTATACTGTTCATTTTAGGAAATATGGCAAACTCTTTAATGCTGGTAACATTACAATAGACTTGGGAAATCGTATCATATCTTATTTTAAATTTTTATCTTCACTAGATATAAGTGAAAAACGAAAACCTCAGAGCGGTTCGTTCCAAAAAGAGATGCAAAAAAAACTATACTCTTTTCGAGTTTCTACATTACCTTCAATATTTCAAAAAGAAAGCCTCGTAATTCGACTCATGTTGCAAAATGCAACAAATTCAATTACCTCACTATGTTACCATTCGAAGTCAGCAGAAAGGTTAATTAATTTAATATCTAATCGTCAAGGATTGTTATTATTTTGCGGAGCAACTGGTTCGGGAAAAACGACCTCTATGTATTCATTAATTCATTATTGTAGTGAATCTTTAGCACGTCATGTCATTTCATTAGAAGACCCTGTAGAAAGTAGCCAAGAACATCTATTACAAATTCAAGTAAATGAAAGAGCAGGAGTTACGTATGCTGCTGGCCTAAGAGCTATTCTACGCCATTCACCCGACGTTATTATGATCGGGGAGATTAGAGATCATGAAACAGCTAAAATTGCTATTGAAGCATCACTTACTGGTCATTTAGTGTTGTCAACTATACACGCAAAAGATTCTGTGAATTGTATTTATCGTTTAATGGATTTAGGTATACCCATTGAAGAGATACGACAATCACTCCTTGGAATTATTGCGCAATGCCTAATACAGGTGGGGAAACATGATCAGCGAAAAGCACTGTATGAGATTTTAAGTGATATACATCTTTATGAAGCTATAGCTGCTACCATGCGCGGTCATGAATACTCCTTACCTGAAAACGAAACATTATTATTTCAATTGAAAACATTGGAGAGGAAGGACACTCATGCTTCAACAAGTTTTTAA
- a CDS encoding DUF2626 family protein, which translates to MNNMYKVMAFWTGIFATFFYLGDMNEVALLFVGNTGLFLLLGFLNLSERMYMYIFGAYLTIFFAGFTYYTTFIHIPGGGH; encoded by the coding sequence ATGAATAACATGTATAAAGTTATGGCTTTCTGGACAGGTATTTTTGCCACTTTCTTCTATCTCGGAGATATGAACGAGGTAGCGCTATTATTTGTAGGTAATACTGGATTATTTTTATTATTAGGCTTTTTAAACCTTTCTGAAAGAATGTACATGTATATTTTCGGTGCGTACTTAACAATTTTCTTCGCAGGATTTACGTACTATACAACATTTATCCACATACCTGGTGGAGGTCACTAA
- a CDS encoding MBL fold metallo-hydrolase, producing MLNVKVFSLGPVQTNCYIVSNKQKECIIFDPGDEAARILKEIRKNHYKPLAIFLTHAHFDHIGAVDVVREEYNIPLYVHEKEVSWLQDPSKNGSGRYVELPNYIVKLPEEEHIIRSEQKFDIGEFNFQALFTPGHSPGSISYIFENDGFAIVGDTLFERSIGRTDLLGGSLDILLKSIHDKLLSLPEDMIIYPGHGSYTTPGDEMAMNPFLNGF from the coding sequence TTGTTAAATGTAAAAGTATTTTCTCTTGGTCCAGTACAAACGAATTGTTATATTGTTAGCAATAAACAAAAAGAATGTATTATCTTTGATCCGGGTGATGAAGCAGCGAGAATTTTAAAGGAAATTCGTAAAAACCATTATAAACCATTAGCTATTTTCTTAACACATGCACATTTTGACCATATTGGTGCTGTGGATGTTGTTAGAGAAGAATATAACATACCGTTATATGTACACGAGAAAGAAGTAAGCTGGTTACAAGACCCATCAAAAAATGGCTCTGGACGATATGTTGAACTTCCAAATTATATTGTTAAATTACCCGAAGAGGAACATATTATTCGTAGTGAACAAAAATTTGATATCGGTGAGTTTAACTTTCAAGCTTTATTTACACCAGGTCATTCACCAGGAAGCATTTCATATATATTTGAAAATGACGGTTTTGCAATTGTTGGGGATACATTATTTGAAAGAAGTATTGGTAGAACAGACCTACTCGGAGGTTCACTCGATATTTTATTAAAATCCATCCATGATAAACTTTTAAGTCTACCAGAAGATATGATTATTTATCCAGGACATGGTTCGTATACAACACCAGGTGATGAAATGGCAATGAATCCATTTTTAAATGGCTTCTAA